From bacterium, one genomic window encodes:
- a CDS encoding nucleotidyltransferase domain-containing protein, whose translation MRDLKRSMPPEHAEFLERALRVLRADERIVGVSIGGSFVTGRLDRWSDLDLVLAVDPSRVEEVMADRPRIAARLGNLAGAFTGEHVGEPRLLICLYADPVLHVDLKFVSLDDVGRRVEDPAVLWERDGRVTAVLRTREAVYPLPDLQWIEARFWIWVHYVGAKIGRGETFKVLDGLTFLRGRVLGPLALMEAGVQPAGVRKIETSAPSRARKLMKTLPRSYDAPGFLAALHAAVDLYRDLREALRPEGFREHTPAEEVALNYLADLEKHMPAASPHDTRT comes from the coding sequence ATGCGCGACTTGAAACGATCGATGCCCCCGGAGCACGCCGAATTCCTGGAACGGGCCTTGCGGGTGTTGCGGGCCGACGAGCGCATTGTCGGCGTGAGCATCGGCGGTTCCTTCGTCACGGGACGTCTCGATCGATGGAGCGATCTCGATCTGGTGCTGGCTGTCGACCCGTCGCGGGTCGAGGAAGTCATGGCCGACCGGCCGCGGATCGCGGCCCGGTTGGGGAACCTGGCGGGGGCGTTTACGGGGGAGCATGTGGGGGAGCCGCGGCTGCTCATTTGTCTGTATGCCGATCCCGTCTTACACGTCGATCTCAAGTTCGTCAGTCTTGACGACGTCGGCCGGCGTGTGGAAGACCCCGCGGTGCTGTGGGAACGAGACGGGCGGGTAACCGCCGTGTTGCGGACTCGGGAGGCGGTCTATCCCTTGCCGGATCTGCAGTGGATAGAGGCCCGCTTCTGGATCTGGGTGCATTATGTCGGCGCAAAAATCGGTCGCGGGGAGACGTTCAAAGTTCTGGACGGATTGACCTTCCTCCGGGGGCGGGTGCTTGGCCCCCTGGCCTTGATGGAGGCCGGTGTCCAGCCGGCCGGAGTACGGAAGATCGAAACGTCGGCGCCGTCCCGCGCCCGGAAACTCATGAAGACGCTTCCGCGGTCGTACGATGCGCCGGGATTCCTCGCCGCTCTCCATGCCGCCGTCGATCTCTATCGTGACCTGCGCGAGGCCTTGCGGCCGGAAGGCTTTCGGGAACATACTCCGGCGGAGGAGGTCGCGTTGAACTATCTGGCCGATCTCGAAAAGCATATGCCTGCCGCCTCGCCGCATGATACCCGAACGTGA
- a CDS encoding gamma-glutamylcyclotransferase: MTEKLFSYGTLRQENVQIGTFGRKLKGSRDTLAGYVLARIRIEDSDVVGRSGTDVHPIIKYTGKRGDRVEGIIFEITEEELEKADEYEVEAYSRVKAAFESGVQAWVYVDASSFP; encoded by the coding sequence ATGACGGAGAAATTGTTTTCGTACGGAACCCTCCGACAGGAGAACGTCCAAATCGGCACGTTCGGCAGAAAGTTGAAAGGTTCCCGGGACACGCTGGCCGGATACGTTCTCGCCCGGATACGCATCGAGGATTCCGATGTCGTGGGGAGAAGCGGAACGGATGTTCATCCGATAATCAAATACACCGGGAAGCGGGGCGACCGGGTCGAGGGAATCATTTTCGAGATTACCGAAGAAGAACTTGAGAAAGCGGACGAATACGAAGTCGAAGCTTACTCGAGGGTCAAGGCCGCGTTCGAATCGGGGGTGCAAGCGTGGGTCTACGTGGATGCTTCGTCTTTCCCATGA